The genomic DNA acatttttgtctttttcagttttCGTGCTTATTATTATTCACCAAGTTTTAATGAAGAGCTACTGACGTGAATCTCTTTTTCTTGTCTGTGAAagacgatttaatttcgtctttgtccGTGCACCCCTTTTTTACAGTAAATTATTAGACAATGTCATGTGATAAAGCTGAGAAATACTATTTCATCgaactaaaatttaagaatgatgacaaaatagtatgacaaacatattattagaaaggtgaaatatatatatttattttgcatatcagtttaaatagatataggaagatgtggtgtgagtgccaatgagacaactctccatccaaataacaatttaaacattaaaccattataggttaaagtacggccttcaacacggagccttggctcacaccgaacaacaagctattaagggccccaaaattactagtgtaaaaccattcaaacgggaaaaccaacggtctaataaagtcttgaaagatctttttttttcttttttttcccgaATGACCGACCAGACTTTTTCATGGAAAAAATCcataaaccaacaaattaaaaaaccatGGCCTAAAAAAtgcttttgtttatattatactGGCTTTCACAACTTTAAAAACTAGAAATTACtcaaacaattattacaatTGTGAAACATAGAAAACTTGAAGGCAAATGGTGAAGACTTACTCAGTCTTGACAGTAAGATAATGAACAGACTTTATGTTTTATCTCATTCATATTAACAGGTTTTTCTTTTAGTCTCATAAGTGTATTGTTAACAGTCCTTTATTTTTTCTCCATTCAGTTTGAATTTACATGTGAGCTgtgtcaaaaaaaaatcaaccatttGCAgttgcatgtatatatatacatatttacatatgaattaaattgattttggaacttttaaatacaaaaaaaagaagaacttattatagttaaattttcaaacagttaACTTTCcctatttaacttttttggatttgagcgtcactgatgagccttTTGAAGatgaaacgcacgtctggcgtatacataaaatttagtcctggtatctatgacgagtttattaACAGTCTTTctgcagatttttttaaaacccgAAATAGGTCAACAtatgtattgatattcatttgccTAATTGATTTTTATCTGAAACAGTTCATGTACTCTACTGTTTAGTGCATAAttatattgacttttttttctgaCCAAATAACTTTAATGATTGTCTGTTACAGGAGAGTAGAAACAGTTTTACAGGATATTTTGCCATGAAGGTATTACCAAAGAGGGTAGTAAAACTCCTGATAGCCACAGGGATATATAAGTTTATGTTTAGATCGTACGCCAAGTTCCATGGTAAATCATTGAAGTCTTTACTTGATGATCTGACAGACAATGAAGAATTAAAGGCTGTTTTATCTTACTGCTGGGGAGATTATGGTAAGGCTTGTGTTACAGTTAATCTTTTCCAGCTGTGTAAAAAGTTATTTTGATCGTAATTTACCATGCAAAAAAGTCCATATCAAATTTAACCTTGTGTTTTATTACTCTcacatataaatatgatttctGTCAGctccaaaaaattaaaagtgaatTTATTTGaacataatttgtatatattggtTACATGTTTTTAGGTTTAAAGTTTTAGTGCCTTTTATATCTTCCAAAATCTCAAAGCACTTTCCTTACATATTCTATAGAAGAGTAAGTTTTAAAGCAGTTTTAGTGAGAGTAAAAATAGATTTAGACTGAGGAAGATTAAGACTTATTATCTGTACATGTATGCTGAAAAAACCAAGATTGTTTGGTAGATCTATAGCTTTTTAAAGtatctttatttgaaatgaatttaaaagtattatgtattatgttttagaaattaaaaattggtATACCATAAGCAATcatttgatttaattatttcacttttaaacaattatttatttatttttgacatatatacGATTCGTGTAAGTTTTTCTGCAATGAAGTCTGAAATTTGAAAGATGTGCCTTATCAAAAATCaatgttataatattttaagacatttttttccTCCAAAATTTAACTGTGTTACATTTacaaaagggataaaaaaaaaacatacctgtGAAGAACCTGCAGAGAATCTTCTTGTCAACAAGATTTGGAGCATGTATTTCTATATACACCTTGGACTGAatcatttgtttaaatacatgtaattttcatacaaatatataaatgattactAAGTGGGTGAGTTTTATCGATTGAAActataaatttgtgtttttgaaCACCAGactcatacatgtattttaattttcagctgcaacagattttttatttgaaataatagagGAATTTCCAATAGGTCAAACCTTTTGATCTAAGACTGAACCTATGAAATCATTGTATGAATAATATATTCTGTATAAAGGATGATATTGATTGACAAATTGAGagttaaatgaaattaaatgaaaaattctgTTCAAAAATAGGTcttgaaacatataaaaagaatacaAGGTTGGATTTAAACAGACGTATCTTTACactataaaggaaaaaaaacattctttggTGATTGAAACCAGAGTTTACTGATTTTTAAGGCCTTAATTGAGATTAATTGCTTTcaggaaataaaagaaaatcattattACCTATTAACAGTTTCttggtatttaaaaaataataatgagtTAAACTAGAAAGATTTGCATTAATATCAAGTTTGAAAACTTATACATCATTGTTATCTCAGTCGATGTTCATGCAGTCCAGTTGTGCACAGGACGCTAATCATGATATGACACTGAGGGTTACACAACATCTTTATTGGTTACAGATCTACAAATTTGTTACATTAACATGTACTCTACCTAACATTATTGATAATTAATCATCAAAGACCAACCTTATCCCTTGCTctaatattcaatttcatgaaaACTAACCAATTTGCACTTGCTTTAATATTTGATCCTAAACAACCTAGATATTAACCTTTTGTACAGGAAATCATGCATGCTGTTTGTATATTCCAGGTACTTATCCTTCCAACACCTCCTCAATCATGCATTCGGCACTCCTCAATCTTTTCATATCAGGAGGTTATTACATCAGAGGAGGACCAAGTGAAGTGGTCTTCCAGACAATTTTAACCTTAGAAAAATTTGGAGGTCGAATCTTTATGAAAGCACCGATCCAGAAAATTTTGATTAACGATTCAGGTCGTGCTCATGGTGAgttttaaatatagattttacaAATGTAGACTTTCCTTCCAGGAGTGGTTCCATCTGAGTCGTCCCTGCTCTTACATGCTGCATTATTTAACCACTATTCCGAGGGTGCTTACTATATCCGTGGGGGATCAAGTGAAATACCTTACCAAATCGTACAAAGATTAGAAGCATTAGGAGGCAAAGTTCTGGTTAAAGCCCCTGTACAGAAAATTCTGACTAATGACCAAGGGCACGCTGTGGGTGAGTAGTGTTTGTCAGTATGCATGTGCCTAAGAAGAGCCTATCTAGTAAAACTTGCTagtcaaaaatgttttttctctcATAACCAGTCATGTCTGTGTAATAGTCatttctaataataaaaaaaacccgatGTTATTGGTAATGTATAGTAAACTATTGTATACTTTGAATTCATTTACTTTCTTTGGCACCAATTTTCAAGGATTAAGAAAGCTGTGTTTAAGTTAAATAGCTAAATggtttgaaaaatgtgcatcaaaatcttaaaatttgcatttcttttaacatttaaatgagTGGTTCACATGCATCCGCATATTCAACAAAAtttggtatccaatgaataataatgaatccaaagtattcatatatatgtacatgtttctGTATCCCTTGCTGCGGGTATATAgctttaattaaataaaatatgtagcTTGTAAAGAGGGATACTGTTAACCAATTAAGAATTTTCACAACTTTTTAGTAAAAATATACcacaaatatgaaaatgtgaAATGTAGCAAATAAGTCAAACTTACatagaatttagaaaattactaaaaataaatactagAGTTGGCTGAACAggcttaaaacaaaaaaaaataagtatctacataaataagttggtttacagtaaccTTCAGAATCATGTATGTGCAAGTCACTTTGAAAGTTTCATATACTGTTGTGGTAGGTATCAATATTCAgagattatttatttacttatactatgTACTATGAGCTTAACCCTTTCCtcaatggaaatttattttttgcatacttgtttcgcataggatttttcaataaaatgctgaaaatatgctttaaagtattaaaatacactgcgaaaaacaaatatttcatcatataaattTAGGTTAGATATTCTTATGaatatccttttcatattggatacaagtTTTAGTAAGTCTGATGTAGACATTTGGTAGTCAAAGCGTTTCAACTGAAGTACTACACAGgggtcaaaaggcgtcattatggaggaaagggttagaTAATGATTTGAAAAATGTCCATGGACTTGAACACTAATACAGGTCATTTGAATAGAAATGAATTAATAGAAATTTTATGTTGCACAAAATATTACACTGACTTTTTCAACAAAGGAATACCTGTTAGAAATAACTATGAaaattttacacttttaataAGATGCAGAAAATAGATCTAGCATTggttaaaatttacattttatttaaaatgccaatatctttattttttataataaacagaAACATTTGTTTGAAAAGCTGTTAATTTAGTTCAAATTAATCTGACCATTTAGAAGGATGAAGTTAAAGCATGAATGCTTTGTGCTTTAAatacattggttttttttttatagttctttttatgtttatcatattttgatattcaatgatGTTATAATTTTAGGCGTGTTAGTTGGTAAGGGAACTAACTCCTGTGAATTATTTGCTAAGAATATTATATCAGACGCAGGAGTATCCAATACATTCCTTAGACTTCTACCCAAAGAGGTGGCTGTTAAATCAAGTAAGTGTCTAATTGGATGGCTTTTTATCTTTGGAGATAATTATACACCAAAGATtagtgaataaatataaaaagattaaCTGATAAAAGTTGAATTACATGGTAGTATATTGCTTTCAGTGTACCAGTGATACACACAGTACTATTTGATGTCATAatttaaaatcttctttttgGTCAACTTAGTTATATAAGACATCTGCTgacatttatttcttttccaTAAGACTCATAAGTGGCGCTAGTTAATTTAGgaacaaaataatgtaaatagaTTACTTTGCATGAATTATTCTCGAAAACTTCTGAACTGAAAATATGATggcataaaatattaaaagtgcaAATTCCAAATGatagtttttatttaacttgtaGGTATTTATCCAATGATAAAGAAAGTAGGAGAAAGTGTCTCATTTATCTCAATGTTTGTTGGTTTAGAAGGAACTACAAAGGAATTAGGACTTAAAGCTCAAAACATCTGGGCCTTTACCAGGTAAAATATCCTCTAAAAATCTGGTCATTTACCAGGTTAAATATCCTCTCAAAATATCTTAGCATTTAACAGGTAAAATATACTCTCAAAACATCTAAGCATTTATCTGGTAGCAGGtaaaatatcttcaaaacaTCTTGGCATTTACTTGGTAAAATATCTTCTCAAAACATCTTGGCATTGACTAAATATCCAGATTGACCAATTCTTGCAGTcagtttacttttattaataaattgttcaatgtGATCTTGAAAACTACTTCAATTTCCCacttaatttttaatgtttttgtcatcaaattttatttatcttattttgtcATCATGTGATTTGTCTGTGTATATTAAGCATCTTTCTTGCAGACCTGATGTTGAAGAACTAACAAAAGAATACATTAACTTATCAGTGGAAGAGGCTGCAGAAGCAGAAGTACCCCTATTATTTGTGTCCTTCCCTTCAGCCAAAGACCCCTCATGGTCAGAGAGATTCCCAGGTAAGTGCCCCTCTTGTTAAGAGTTTCATTATCTTTCATGTTGACTGATACATCACTGTTTGTAAGTGGTACTTTTCAATATATTCAATCTTGTATGATAATAGGATGGAAAAATTAATGTGTACCGCCTACTAATGAATGGCCTGTCTCATATTTGTGTCCTTCCCTTAAGGTCCTTCATGATCAGAGAGATTCCTAGCTACATGAAGGTAAGTGGTTTTTCATGTTTGTATTCATTTTATGACATTGCGAGCTTGAAAATACgtactaaattttaaatatgaaaaggaaCTTATTTCAAGTAGATGTACATGAATCTTTTATCTAGAAATACTTGTCGGGGGCTGATATCTCATAGTTATATTTCAAAACTGTTCTCTGGGACTCTGTGGCTCAGTTTTCTCagtgtttttttattgaaatcacAAGCTTGTAAACTCGTAAAAGTTGGAACCTTCCATTTATTCAGGTTTGACTGCCATCTGAATTGTCAAAGATCACCAATTTTCTTACTGAAGGTTGTGGCTCTCTCAAGGTACTCCAGctttcaaactaataaaaatcTAGTGATTGTCCACAAGGTAAAAGGCATTGGGACTGAACGTGGCATGATAATACACCTAACAAATAAGCTAAGGTACAAAAATTGCTGTTCTTTATCTCAACTTGCATAACTCTTATTTCTGTGATTGTAGGTAAGTCTAATTTGCTGATCATCACCATATGTCCCTATAAATGGTTTGATAGATGGGAAGACGAGAAAGTGAAGAAAAGAGGAGGTGAATATGATGGACTGAAGAATGCTATCGGCAGACAAATGTTAAACCAAGTTATACAGATGTTTCCTCAGATAGAAGATAAGGTTTGTTACTATACCCAACATAGGGGTTTGATGTTTGTTTGTCATTCCGTCTGTCTGTCTCAcctcagattaaagtttttggtcaagagaGTTTTTTATTGAATTCCTATCATTTTGAAACTTCTTACACATGTTTCCTTTGTTAATATCTGTATTATTTGAGTGCCAAATTTAGAGCTTTGACACCAATTTCACTGTTCACTGAGCATacaaaatgatagtgtgagtggggcatccatgtactttggacacactcttgttttaaaaactattaaGGATTTTCAGATTTTACCTCATTGATAAGTAACACACTGCCTATGAATAATGCATTATCATAATTAAAGGCTAATCATGATTTAATTGaagataaaatttgaaatgtgaGTGCTTGTTTAAAATGCTTAGTTAaacattttagttaaaagtttGAAGATTAACACAAATATGTTTTCTATAGATCATACtgatttattaacaaaattaacTCCAATTACTGAAATGGTCAACAAATTAAACCATATCCATAATGTTAACTATGAAATTGCAAtgaaacaaactattttatttgtcatataaaccataaaaatataaattcacaaaaaacaATTCTTATTGTGACATGATTTTACTGGAAAGTGCACTTATGTGAAAGTCGTCTATAAATAGTGGCATTCACAGATAAGATTGATGTATATTTAATAGATTGCCTATACAGATGTTGGTTCACCTCTAAGTAACAAGTATTACCTGGGTTTTGACAAAGGTGAGATGTATGGACTTGACCACACAATGCAGAGGTTTTCACCTGAAGTATCTTCAGAACTACGAGCACAGACCGACATTCCAGGCTTGTTTCTTACCGGTAATTAAAATTtgtgtattaattttattatttttataatgggTATTTAAAGCCAAAATGTAAATGGACTGTTCTTTTCTATGACTATTTTGACAGCCACTGAATTCATTACATAAGTCAGATTGAAGCTTTGTCAACAATGTCCATTTGATTTGTCATTAATATATAAAGCTTATAATTTGAATACCTTCTGAAATTGCAGTTATTAAGCTCACATCGCATTGGTGTCCATTCTACAAGATGGCAATACTAAATGCATGCAACAaattctgaattaacagtagcACATGcaactttcattttcaaattacacttacaaataattcaactatAACATGTTTGTAGATTAGCTTTAAAcctttttgaatttattctACAGGTCAGGATATATCAACCTGTGGATTTACTGGTGCTATGTTTGGTGGTATGTTCTGTGCTGGTGCTGTCTTGAATAGGAAACTCCACAATGACCTGGAAACACTCGTTAAAGAGATCAGGAAAAACAATGACACCAAGAAAAAGTCACTCTAAAACCAACATAAAAATCCTGGACTTGCGTTAAAGAGATCAGGAAAAACAATGACACCAAGAAAAAGTCACTCTAAAACCAACACAAAAATCAAATCTGTGATTTAACTTATATAGGGTATTTTATACTTTGTTTACTTAGTTAATGTAATAGGTTCTTTTATACATAAATGACTATGTAGAAAAGTTATGGATATTAATTTAGTttgaacatatttgtttatagtggattgggaaacaagttattacaacTTATGTTAATCCATTTCCACTTTGTGGAAGCGAGTGAGTAGaggtttttttataaaatatgactgtagaaaaattataaatgtaaatttaaacactactatttataatgattaagtttgtatatgtttttaatatatttattattgccAGTATGAATTTTACATATCTTTCTATGTTGTTCTATGTAATCAGTTATTAAGTTACGATCTCAGATATTACAGTTATACATCATAGATAAGTTTTATTTACCAACTATTTTTTCccttttcaaagaaattaaaaagaagattttgttCTAGAAGAAGGCgattgattgttttaaatgtcttaaattattattgagaatttttttaatttgttagatTACCATGAATGGTTTCAGTATAACATTTTTAACCAAGGGTgttgttagttttgtttttggtttgtattttgttgatttaaagGGACGTAACACATTCCTATCTAGAAACCAATGAACTGTAtgtcatattaaattatttattctcTGTACCAGATTGTGtaatcaaattattatatatcaagTTAATGTACTTAAATACTATACCAACCAAAAATGTGCTTTATGCACTGTACATTTAATCCTTATGCAaggttgtatttttttaaactgattttgtaATGTCAAGTTAATCTGATAAAGGATTTAAGTCTAAAGTCAGTCTATTCTTgccataaaatataaaatattactaaTCATTGTATTACACATTGAATATAGGATCCATGATTTAAGAATACACCATTTTTACCAAGATTAATTATTCCTTAGTTggattgtgattttttttgtcatgttttttatttaaaatatccttagaagaaaaaaaactttaagtTGACAAACTTAAATATGGTAATTGATCAGTGTTTCTTTTCACATTAAACTTCAGAGAAAAATACATGTCATAAACATTTTGGTGCAACTTGAACAATCAATTCTAGTCTTAAAATTTATCATGAATAATATCTGTCACAGTCCCTTGGTTTTTCTCCAGACCAGCTTTAGAGCATGTATAAACAGATATAGACATGTTAATTTCATGTTAAAAGGAAttactattatttatttactgcCTTTTTTCATGACTTGAAAGTAAACAATATGTTCATTGTTGATATTtaatattcttataaaaatatatgataatgaTTTTATAGTCCTCTAAATACTTATATGTACATCACTTTTATGTATACTGCTGTAAGCAAGGTACATCACTTTTATGTATACTGAAACTGTAATCTGTAAATTGAAGTTATTTCTCCTTCATTTCGTTATTTAAATCAATGTgttattatcaaattttcagatggtgcaaaaacttagatttttaatatgttaagtatactgtggattcatttattttcgtgggtattaATTTTTTCGTGGAATGctaaaaacttgcatattcgtgggtacttgatttcgtggttttgccaaccTCTGTATACAAGGTctattaaaaatatgatattcgttgaacatttcaattcgtggttcacctgtaccaatgaaacccac from Mytilus trossulus isolate FHL-02 chromosome 8, PNRI_Mtr1.1.1.hap1, whole genome shotgun sequence includes the following:
- the LOC134728230 gene encoding all-trans-retinol 13,14-reductase-like isoform X2, translating into MAVDIGVFNFVEYLVTNPSILIAIVLIYCFIFGLSILFSGPKPGKNPFSINHVRPVEKLVTDQSTRDKILKQKFKPYKVPSEKLDAIVIGSGIGGLSTAVLLAKAGKKVLVLEQHDQAGGCCHTFIDKGYEFDTGIHYIGKMYDGHPDRVLTDQLTGGAIEYPLIEEIYDVVRIGDPAKSRAYNITSGREKLEKSFIEYFPKEETAIKKFMEFLIESRNSFTGYFAMKVLPKRVVKLLIATGIYKFMFRSYAKFHGKSLKSLLDDLTDNEELKAVLSYCWGDYGTYPSNTSSIMHSALLNLFISGGYYIRGGPSEVVFQTILTLEKFGGRIFMKAPIQKILINDSGRAHGVLVGKGTNSCELFAKNIISDAGVSNTFLRLLPKEVAVKSSIYPMIKKVGESVSFISMFVGLEGTTKELGLKAQNIWAFTRPDVEELTKEYINLSVEEAAEAEVPLLFVSFPSAKDPSWSERFPGKSNLLIITICPYKWFDRWEDEKVKKRGGEYDGLKNAIGRQMLNQVIQMFPQIEDKIAYTDVGSPLSNKYYLGFDKGEMYGLDHTMQRFSPEVSSELRAQTDIPGLFLTGQDISTCGFTGAMFGGMFCAGAVLNRKLHNDLETLVKEIRKNNDTKKKSL
- the LOC134728230 gene encoding all-trans-retinol 13,14-reductase-like isoform X1 produces the protein MAVDIGVFNFVEYLVTNPSILIAIVLIYCFIFGLSILFSGPKPGKNPFSINHVRPVEKLVTDQSTRDKILKQKFKPYKVPSEKLDAIVIGSGIGGLSTAVLLAKAGKKVLVLEQHDQAGGCCHTFIDKGYEFDTGIHYIGKMYDGHPDRVLTDQLTGGAIEYPLIEEIYDVVRIGDPAKSRAYNITSGREKLEKSFIEYFPKEETAIKKFMEFLIESRNSFTGYFAMKVLPKRVVKLLIATGIYKFMFRSYAKFHGKSLKSLLDDLTDNEELKAVLSYCWGDYGVVPSESSLLLHAALFNHYSEGAYYIRGGSSEIPYQIVQRLEALGGKVLVKAPVQKILTNDQGHAVGVLVGKGTNSCELFAKNIISDAGVSNTFLRLLPKEVAVKSSIYPMIKKVGESVSFISMFVGLEGTTKELGLKAQNIWAFTRPDVEELTKEYINLSVEEAAEAEVPLLFVSFPSAKDPSWSERFPGKSNLLIITICPYKWFDRWEDEKVKKRGGEYDGLKNAIGRQMLNQVIQMFPQIEDKIAYTDVGSPLSNKYYLGFDKGEMYGLDHTMQRFSPEVSSELRAQTDIPGLFLTGQDISTCGFTGAMFGGMFCAGAVLNRKLHNDLETLVKEIRKNNDTKKKSL